Proteins co-encoded in one Candidatus Obscuribacterales bacterium genomic window:
- a CDS encoding histone-like nucleoid-structuring protein, MvaT/MvaU family: MSSLLTTYAQQEQQMKELAEQLEKMKSDPRLQAEIEFKEKLESLMKEYGKSASEVLDLLDPQRARSASQPTTQRRKRKLKIYKNPNTGEVVETRGGNQKTLKAWKDEHGDETVESWLVRTEE; encoded by the coding sequence ATGTCAAGCCTTCTGACCACCTATGCCCAGCAAGAGCAACAGATGAAGGAGCTTGCTGAGCAGCTTGAGAAAATGAAATCCGATCCCCGCCTCCAGGCTGAGATTGAGTTCAAGGAAAAGCTCGAGTCGCTGATGAAGGAGTATGGCAAGAGCGCCTCTGAAGTGTTGGACCTTTTAGATCCTCAGCGAGCGCGTTCAGCATCCCAGCCGACCACACAGCGTCGTAAGCGCAAGCTGAAGATCTATAAAAATCCCAACACCGGTGAGGTTGTCGAGACCCGTGGTGGTAACCAGAAGACCCTTAAGGCCTGGAAGGACGAGCACGGTGACGAAACCGTCGAGTCCTGGCTGGTTCGCACCGAGGAATGA